In the Brassica napus cultivar Da-Ae chromosome A7, Da-Ae, whole genome shotgun sequence genome, one interval contains:
- the LOC106354517 gene encoding phosphatidylinositol transfer protein 3: protein MFRRKTTSQAEQENNEAALREAKIKELKTLIGELSGRSSLYCSDPCLKRYLEARSWNVGKAKKMLEETLKWRSTFKPEEIRWDEVSGEGETGKVYKAGFHDRSGRTVLILRPGLQNTKSLENQMKHLVYLIENAIMNLPEDQEQMSWLIDFTDWSLSTSVPIKSARETINILQNHYPERLAVAFLYNPPRLFEAFWKIVKYFIDAKTFIKVKFVYPKNPESVELMSSFFDEENLPTEFGGKALLQYNHEEFSKQMNQDDVKTADFWGLVHSNNNHQQQSSSGFSGAEIAPEPIQTNT from the exons ATGTTTCGCCGCAAGACTACTTCGCAAGCTGAACAAGAGAATAATGAAGCAGCTCTCAGAGAGGCAAAG ATCAAAGAGCTCAAGACTCTCATAGGCGAGCTCTCTGGAAGGAGTTCACTCTACTGTTCAGATCCCTGTCTCAAGAGGTATCTTGAAGCTAGGAGCTGGAACGTTGGCAAAGCCAAGAAGATGCTTGAAGAGACGCTGAAATGGAGATCAACCTTCAAACCTGAAGAGATCCGTTGG gaTGAAGTTTCAGGTGAAGGTGAGACTGGGAAAGTCTACAAAGCTGGATTCCATGACAGAAGTGGAAGAACGGTTCTTATACTCAGACCTGGATTGCAGAACACCAAGTCTTTGGAGAACCAGATGAAACATTTAGTGTATCTCATTGAGAATGCTATTATGAATCTCCCGGAGGATCAAGAGCAGATGTCTTGGCTCATTGATTTTACAGACTGGTCGCTGAGCACCAGTGTGCCTATCAAATCCGCCAGGGAAACTATCAACATACTGCAGAATCACTACCCTGAGAGACTAGCTGTCGCTTTCCTCTATAACCCTCCAAGGCTCTTTGAGGCATTCTGGAAG ATAGTGAAGTACTTCATTGATGCAAAGACATTCATCAAGGTGAAGTTTGTTTACCCGAAGAACCCTGAAAGCGTGGAGCTTATGAGCTCATTTTTCGACGAGGAGAACCTCCCAACGGAGTTTGGAGGGAAGGCTTTGTTGCAGTATAACCATGAAGAGTTCTCTAAGCAAATGAACCAAGACGATGTTAAAACTGCAGACTTTTGGGGATTGGTTCATAGTAACAACAATCACCAGCAGCAGTCCAGCAGTGGATTTTCTGGAGCTGAGATTGCTCCTGAGCCAATACAAACCAACACTTAA
- the LOC106354515 gene encoding uncharacterized protein At1g01500-like, translating to MEEPYETRNNNGEAYQMVRYHQGYNRTSSSPLLDLRVFYVRISNFKADDSTPEVLTLTHIPLDPDSLLEINGVRYSQGVSSQLRRDRVDKRSEAVTFISTDNIRLSGSVRFEVYDRDELVLSGTLELSGSNGFTGESVKHGVKRWGMNCEAEITAGCGFLKEKKKHIGCSEMSSSPLLPTVEVYVTGCFSGTPIILTKTLQLGFRKKMHNRVAALDSIPEYETGETHKGNSSELDFQATEYGNYKQDYEGEYGDMYMGREYADVEDGEMSWFNAGVRVGVGIGLGVCVGLGIGVGLLVRTYQSTTRNFRRRLI from the exons ATGGAGGAGCCTTACGAGACACGCAACAACAACGGTGAAGCATATCAGATGGTTAGATATCATCAGGGCTACAACAgaacatcatcatcaccattgTTGGATTTGAGAGTGTTCTATGTCAGAATCAGCAACTTCAAGGCGGATGATTCCACACCTGAGGTCCTCACCCTCACCCACATCCCTCTGGATCCTGACTCGCTCCTCGAGATCAACGGTGTTCGGTACTCTCAAGGAGTTTCCTCTCAGCTGAGGAGAGACCGTGTTGATAAGAGATCAGAAGCGGTTACTTTCATCAGCACAGACAATATCAGGCTATCTGGTAGCGTGAGGTTTGAGGTGTATGACAGAGATGAGCTTGTTTTGTCTGGGACTTTAGAGTTGTCTGGTAGTAATGGTTTCACAGGGGAGTCTGTTAAGCATGGCGTGAAGCGGTGGGGGATGAACTGTGAAGCTGAGATCACTGCAGGGTGTGGTTtcttgaaggagaagaagaaacacatTGGTTGTTCTGAGATGTCATCATCTCCGTTGTTGCCGACTGTTGAAGTGTATGTCACTGGTTGCTTCTCGGGAACACCTATCATCTTGACCAAGACGCTTCAGCTTGGTTTTAGGAAGAAGATGCATAATAGAGTGGCTGCGTTAGATTCGATTCCTGAGTATGAAACCGGCGAGACTCATAAAGGCAACTCGTCTGAGCTTGATTTTCAG GCAACAGAATACGGAAACTATAAACAAGACTATGAAGGAGAATACGGAGACATGTATATGGGAAGAGAGTACGCAGATGTTGAAGATGGCGAAATGTCGTGGTTCAATGCTGGTGTGAGGGTTGGCGTTGGAATTGGTCTTGGCGTCTGTGTAGGTCTCGGCATTGGTGTTGGCCTTCTGGTGCGAACCTATCAATCAACCACCAGAAACTTCAGAAGAAGACTCATCTAG
- the LOC106354514 gene encoding protein DYAD gives MGKKRFQREKESSVTATVGEASSLLGSQTARRRRGRPRKNLEGPENSKKEEDEDYEEYEYEEEEDDEQVEIVNREKLKKKKVRSSHSVEEGQKWKREELAEEEEKPDMTVKTVAPLSYRRSRRKNTPVKSW, from the coding sequence ATGGGGAAGAAAAGGTTTCAGAGAGAGAAAGAATCGTCAGTGACGGCGACGGTAGGAGAAGCTTCATCTCTGTTGGGGTCTCAGACGGCAAGGAGACGAAGAGGAAGGCCGAGGAAGAATCTTGAGGGTCCTGAAAATTCCAAgaaggaagaagacgaagattACGAGGAGTACgagtacgaagaagaagaagatgacgagCAAGTTGAGATTGTTAACAGAgagaaactgaagaagaagaaggttagAAGTAGCCATAGCGTGGAAGAAGGGCAAAAGTGGAAACGTGAAGAACTAGCTGAAGAGGAGGAGAAGCCGGATATGACGGTGAAGACGGTTGCACCGCTGTCATATAGACGGTCCAGGAGGAAGAACACACCGGTGAAAAGCTGGTAA
- the LOC106354510 gene encoding S-adenosyl-L-methionine-dependent tRNA 4-demethylwyosine synthase-like, which translates to MASSSSIHARLALVALLSATTFYCIHKYRRLKRLKTLSLNPSSRRGKIFFISQTGTSKSLAQRLHKLLESNGIAFDLVDPASYEPEDLPKETLAIFVASTWDGGKPPKDGEFLVDWLSESAEDFRVGSLLLSGCRFGVFGVGSRAYGDEYNAVAKEMSRRMVGLGGAEMVPVGEGDVDDGELDRAFNEWCDGVIRVLKGGSAQAREANEITQNGVVESEEEYIDTTDEEEEEDSNDIVDLEDIAGKAPSRKNGVVKVTKRGDGKKEMVTPVIRASLTKQGYKIIGSHSGVKICRWTKSQLRGRGGCYKHSFYGIESHRCMETTPSLACANKCVFCWRHHTNPVGKSWQWKMDDPKEIVKGALDLHTKMIKQMKGVPGVTPEKLQEGLTPRHCALSLVGEPIMYPEINALVDELHGKRISTFLVTNAQFPEKILMMKPITQLYVSVDAATKESLKAIDRPLFADFWERFIDSLKALQEKQQRTVYRLTLVKGWNTEELEAYFNLFNIGKPDFIEIKGVTYCGSSATSKLTMENVPWHADVKAFSEALSLKSNGEYEVACEHAHSCCVLLGRTDKFKVDGKWFTWIDYEKFHDLVASGEPFTSRDYMAETPSWAVYGAEEGGFDPEQLRYKKERHHHPKPQAVVA; encoded by the exons ATGGCTTCGTCGTCCTCCATTCACGCTCGACTAGCTCTCGTAGCTCTACTCTCAGCGACTACTTTCTACTGCATCCACAAATACCGCCGCCTGAAACGTCTCAAAACCCTCTCCTTAAACCCTAGCAGCAGAAGGGGAaagatcttcttcatctcccaAACGGGAACATCCAAATCCCTAGCACAGCGCCTCCACAAGCTCCTGGAATCGAACGGCATCGCGTTCGATCTCGTCGATCCAGCTAGCTACGAGCCGGAGGATCTCCCCAAGGAGACGCTAGCCATCTTCGTCGCGTCGACGTGGGACGGCGGGAAGCCGCCCAAGGACGGGGAGTTTCTCGTCGACTGGCTTTCGGAGAGCGCGGAGGATTTCAGAGTCGGATCGCTTCTTCTCTCCGGTTGCAGATTCGGAGTCTTCGGCGTCGGGAGCCGCGCTTATGGTGATGAGTATAACGCGGTGGCGAAGGAGATGTCGAGGAGGATGGTGGGGTTGGGTGGAGCGGAGATGGTGCCGGTGGGAGAAGGTGACGTGGACGATGGAGAGTTAGATAGAGCGTTTAACGAGTGGTGTGATGGAGTGATTAGAGTTCTCAAGGGAGGCTCTGCTCAGGCTCGGGAAGCTAATGAGATTACTCAAAACGGTGTCGTTGAGAGTGAAGAGGAATATATTGATACAacagatgaagaggaagaagaagatagcaATGATATTGTTGATCTCGAAGATATTGCTGGAAAAGCTCCTTCTAGGAAGAACGGTGTTGTTAAGGTTACGAAACGTGGTGATgggaagaaggagatggtgacACCTGTGATTAGAGCTAGCTTAACGAAAcag GGGTATAAGATCATTGGCTCGCATAGTGGGGTTAAGATTTGTAGATGGACGAAGTCACAGCTTAGAGGGAGGGGAGGTTGTTACAAGCACTCCTTTTATGGCATTGAGAGTCACAG GTGTATGGAGACAACACCTAGTTTGGCTTGTGCGAACAAATGTGTCTTCTGTTGGAGGCATCACACTAATCCTGTGGGGAAGAGCTGGCAGTGGAAGATGGACGATCCTAAAGAGATTGTGAAAGGTGCTCTTGATCTTCATACAAAGATGATTAAACAGATGAAAGGAGTTCCAG GTGTAACTCCAGAGAAGTTACAAGAAGGTCTAACACCAAGGCATTGTGCGTTATCACTTGTTGGTGAGCCAATTATGTATCCAGAGATCAATGCACTTGTGGATGAGCTTCATGGAAAGCGTATTTCCACATTCTTGGTTACTAATGCACAATTCCCTGAAAAGATTTTGATGATGAAGCCTATCACCCAG TTGTACGTAAGTGTAGATGCTGCCACCAAAGAGAGCTTGAAGGCTATTGATAGGCCTCTCTTTGCAGACTTCTGGGAGCGGTTTATT GACTCCTTGAAAGCTCTCCAGGAGAAACAACAACGAACAGTCTACCGTTTAACACTCGTCAAAGGATGGAACACAGAAGAGCTAGAAGCTTATTTCAATCTCTTCAACATCGGGAAACCTGACTTCATCGAGATCAAAGGCGTCACATATTGTGGATC ATCTGCAACATCAAAGTTGACAATGGAGAACGTACCATGGCACGCGGATGTTAAAGCATTCTCAGAAGCTCTGTCTCTGAAGAGCAATGGAGAGTACGAGGTTGCTTGCGAGCACGCCCATTCTTGCTGTGTTCTTCTAGGGAGAACCGACAAGTTCAAAGTGGATGGGAAGTGGTTCACCTGGATCGACTATGAAAAGTTCCACGATCTG GTGGCTTCTGGAGAACCGTTCACGAGTAGGGACTATATGGCTGAAACACCATCATGGGCAGTTTATGGAGCAGAGGAAGGTGGGTTTGATCCAGAGCAGTTGCGTTACAAGAAGGAAAGGCATCATCACCCTAAACCACAGGCTGTTGTAGCTTAA
- the LOC106354511 gene encoding 5'-nucleotidase domain-containing protein 4, with amino-acid sequence MLLNKRHFSLCVSLFSSCAQRQLLNSSAGTSHICFKSSMEEQRASGLTDSVVQFHNVGSRDGCEAPHKWSSNGGGKKIDVRNQIFCNRSLNMKNIIAVGFDMDYTLAQYKSETFESLAYEGTVRKLVYDLGYPRELLEWTFDWNYMVRGLVLDKKKGNILKMDRHKYVKVAYHGFKELSKQEKVDVYGTSLVRDSFDEPDYALIDTLFSLAEAYLFAQLVDFKDNNPDKIPKDVDYARMYKDVRSAVDMCHRDGTLKQMVAKDPNKYINEDATIVPLIKMIRDSGRSTFLVTNSLWDYTNIVMNFLCGGRTVHGPDTCNFDWLQYFDVVITGSAKPGFFHEESRANLFEVELKSGMLINTDNGTPMARGIGDPSPKIPLKSKDKACQVFQGGNVGHLHNLLSIESSSQVLYVGDHIYGDILRSKKVLGWRTMLVVPELEKEVELLWELRDARKELILMRNERDSVEDMIHHLSWSLKFEDINEKDKQEMLSTVKDLVCKRDEVRLNLQEAQRESHKKFHNVWGQLMKTGYQSSRFAHQVERFACLYTSQVSNLRLYSPDKYYRPSEDFMSHEFHLLPL; translated from the exons ATGCTTCTCAACAAGCGTCATTTCTCTCTCTGTGTCTCTCTGTTCTCTTCTTGTGCACAAAGACAGTTACTCAATTCTTCTGCTg GGACAAGTCATATCTGTTTCAAAAGTTCAATGGAAGAACAAAGAGCTAGTGGTCTTACGGACAGCGTGGTGCAGTTTCACAATGTGGGATCAAGGGACGGATGTGAAGCTCCCCATAAGTGGTCATCCAATGGAGGAGGAAAGAAAATCGACGTAAGAAACCAGATCTTCTGCAATAGATCTTTGAACATGAAGAATATCATTGCCGTAGGCTTTGATATGGACTATACTCTGGCCCAATATAAGTCCGAAACTTTTGAGTCCCTTGCATATGAAGGCACTGTCAGGAAGTTGGTATACGATTTGGGGTATCCAAGAGAG CTGTTGGAATGGACATTTGATTGGAACTATATGGTTAGAGGGTTGGTTCTAgacaaaaagaaaggaaacatcTTAAAG ATGGATCGCCATAAGTACGTGAAGGTGGCTTACCATGGGTTTAAGGAGCTCTCTAAGCAGGAAAAAGTTGATGTCTATGGCACTAGCCTAGTACGAGATTCTTTTGATGAGCCTGACTATGCTCTCATAGACACTCTCTTCTCTTTGGCCGAAGCCTATCTCTTTGCCCAACTCGTTGACTTCAAAGATAACAACCCTGATAAAATCCCCAAGGACGTTGA TTATGCTCGCATGTATAAAGATGTCCGGTCTGCTGTTGATATGTGCCACCGTGATGGTACTTTGAAGCAGATGGTGGCAAAGGACCCTAATAA GTATATCAACGAGGATGCTACCATTGTACCTCTGATAAAAATGATAAGAGATTCCGGACGCTCAACATTCTTGGTGACCAATAG TTTGTGGGACTACACAAATATTGTGATGAACTTTCTCTGTGGAGGCCGCACTGTACATGGTCCTGATACTTGCAACTTTGACTGGCTCCAATACTTTGATGTTGTGATCACTGGcag TGCAAAACCTGGTTTCTTCCATGAGGAGAGCCGTGCCAACCTTTTTGAGGTGGAACTTAAGTCAGGGATGCTGATCAATACGGACAATGGAACACCTATGGCCAGGGGC ATTGGAGATCCTTCACCAAAAATTCCACTGAAGAGTAAAGACAAAGCGTGTCAAGTTTTCCAAGGTGGAAATGTTGGTCATCTTCACAATTTGCTCTCCATCGAGTCAAGTTCTCAG GTCCTTTACGTTGGCGATCACATATACGGTGACATCTTGCGCAGCAAAAAAGTCCTCG GGTGGAGAACTATGCTGGTTGTACCGGAACTTGAAAAGGAGGTTGAACTTCTGTGGGAGCTTAGGGACGCGCGTAAG GAACTAATTTTGATGAGGAATGAGCGTGACTCAGTGGAAGACATGATCCACCACTTGAGCTGGTCTCTGAA GTTTGAAGATATCAACGAGAAAGACAAGCAGGAAATGCTATCAACGGTTAAGGACTTAGTG TGTAAAAGAGATGAAGTACGACTAAATCTTCAAGAAGCTCAAAGAGAAAGCCACAAAAAG TTTCACAATGTCTGGGGGCAATTAATGAAAACTGGTTACCAAAGTTCTAGATTTGCTCACCAG GTGGAGAGATTTGCATGCCTATACACGAGCCAGGTCTCTAACCTGCGGTTATACTCCCCAGACAAATACTACAGGCCAAGTGAGGACTTCATGTCCCACGAGTTCCACCTTCTTCCCCTTTGA
- the LOC106354512 gene encoding sugar transporter ERD6-like 6, whose product MSDTEEARNNDLRRPFIHTGSWYRMGSRQSSMMGSSQVIRDSSISVLACVLIVALGPIQFGFTCGYSSPTQAAITKDLGLTVSEYSVFGSLSNVGAMVGAIASGQIAEYIGRKGSLMIAAIPNIIGWLCISFAKDTSFLYMGRLLEGFGVGIISYTVPVYIAEIAPQNMRGGLGSVNQLSVTIGIMLAYLLGLFVPWRILAVLGTLPCIVLIPGLFFIPESPRWLAKMGMTDDFETSLQVLRGFETDITVEVNEIKRSVASSTKRSSTVRFVDLKRRRYYFPLMVGIGLLVLQQLGGINGVLFYSSTIFESAGVTSSNAATFGVGAIQVVATAISTWLVDKAGRRLLLTISSVGMTISLVIVAAAFYLKGFVSHDSDMYSMLSILSVVGVVAMVVSFSLGMGPIPWLIMSEILPVNIKGLAGSIATLANWFFSWLITMTANLLLAWSSGGTFTLYAVVCAFTVVFVTLWVPETKGKTLEELQALFR is encoded by the exons ATGAGTGATACAGAGGAGGCCAGGAATAATGATCTGCGACGACCTTTCATACACACGGGAAGCTGGTACCGGATGGGCTCAAGACAATCGAGCATGATGGGTTCGTCTCAAGTCATCAGAGACAGCTCTATCTCTGTTCTTGCTTGTGTCCTGATCGTTGCTCTTGGTCCTATTCAATTCGGTTTCACT TGTGGTTATTCTTCTCCGACACAAGCTGCAATCACTAAGGATCTGGGTTTAACTGTATCTgag TACTCTGTGTTTGGTTCTCTATCCAATGTGGGTGCTATGGTTGGTGCAATCGCCAGTGGTCAGATTGCAGAATACATTGGAAGAAAAGGG TCTCTGATGATTGCTGCAATTCCCAATATCATTGGCTGGCTTTGCATATCATTTGCAAAA GATACTTCTTTTCTTTACATGGGAAGGCTTTTGGAAGGCTTTGGTGTTGGGATCATCTCTTACACG GTGCCTGTGTATATTGCTGAGATAGCTCCACAGAATATGAGGGGAGGATTGGGTTCAGTTAACCAG CTTTCTGTGACAATTGGAATAATGCTGGCTTATTTACTTGGCCTCTTTGTTCCATGGAGGATTCTTGCAGTTTTGG GGACATTGCCATGCATAGTATTGATACCAGGTCTCTTTTTCATTCCTGAATCCCCTCGCTGGCTt GCGAAAATGGGTATGACTGATGATTTTGAAACTTCTTTACAAGTGCTTAGAGGATTTGAGACTGATATTACCGTTGAGGTTAATGAGATCAAG AGATCTGTGGCATCATCTACTAAGAGATCATCTACAGTTCGGTTTGTAGATCTCAAGAGGAGGAGATACTATTTCCCACTTATG GTTGGTATAGGGTTGCTTGTACTTCAACAACTCGGTGGGATTAACGGCGTTTTATTCTATTCCAGTACAATCTTTGAATCTGCAG GAGTTACATCGAGTAATGCAGCGACATTTGGGGTCGGTGCTATTCAAGTAGTGGCGACTGCAATCTCAACATGGTTGGTGGACAAAGCAGGTCGTCGGCTTCTGCTTACC ATCTCTTCGGTTGGGATGACGATCAGTTTAGTAATTGTTGCAGCTGCTTTCTACCTTAAG GGATTTGTGTCTCATGATTCAGACATGTACAGTATGCTGAGCATCTTATCTGTAGTTGGAGTTGTG GCAATGGTTGTTTCTTTCTCATTAGGAATGGGACCAATTCCGTGGCTCATTATGTCTGAG ATCCTTCCTGTAAACATAAAGGGCTTAGCTGGAAGTATAGCGACTTTAGCAAATTGGTTCTTCTCTTGGTTGATCACCATGACTGCAAACTTGCTCTTGGCCTGGAGCAGTGGAG GAACTTTCACTCTATACGCGGTGGTGTGTGCATTCACAGTGGTGTTTGTAACTCTATGGGTTCCTGAGACCAAAGGGAAAACACTTGAGGAACTTCAAGCCTTGTTCAGATGA
- the LOC106354509 gene encoding zinc-finger homeodomain protein 5-like, with product MDMRSHEMVERRRDDNGNNGVGSIANEDNVNGNNNNNTRVSSQTLDHHQSKSPSSFVISAAAKTAVRYRECLKNHAANVGGSVHDGCGEFMPSGEEGTIEALRCAACDCHRNFHRKEVDGVGSSDVIAHHHRHHHHQYGGGGGGGRRPPPPNMMLNPLMLPPPPNYTPMHHHKYGMSPPGGAGMVTPMSVAYGGSGGGGGGAESSSEDLNMYGQSSGEHGGGAAAGQMAFSMSSKKRFRTKFTTEQKERMMEFAEKLGWRMNKQDEEELKRFCGEIGVKRQVFKVWMHNNKNNARKPPPSTV from the coding sequence atggatATGAGAAGCCATGAAATggtagagagaagaagagatgacaATGGCAACAATGGTGTTGGTAGCATTGCAAATGAAGATAATGTCAACggtaataacaacaacaacactcgTGTCTCTTCTCAAACCCTAGATCACCACCAGTCCAAGTCTCCGTCTTCTTTCGTCATCTCCGCCGCCGCTAAAACCGCCGTGCGGTACCGGGAGTGTCTCAAGAACCACGCGGCGAACGTCGGCGGAAGCGTGCACGACGGATGCGGCGAGTTTATGCCGAGCGGCGAAGAAGGGACGATAGAAGCTCTCAGATGCGCTGCTTGCGACTGCCACCGTAACTTCCACCGGAAAGAAGTCGACGGTGTGGGAAGCTCGGATGTGATCGCTCACCACCACCGTCATCACCACCATCAGtacggtggaggaggaggaggagggagaaGACCGCCGCCGCCGAACATGATGCTTAACCCGCTCATGCTTCCTCCGCCGCCGAACTACACGCCGATGCACCACCACAAGTACGGTATGAGTCCGCCTGGTGGTGCAGGAATGGTGACGCCGATGAGCGTCGCTTACGGTGggagcggaggaggaggaggtggagctGAGTCGTCTAGTGAGGATCTGAACATGTACGGACAATCGAGCGGAGAGCACGGAGGAGGAGCAGCGGCGGGACAAATGGCGTTTTCGATGTCGTCCAAGAAACGGTTCAGGACGAAGTTCACGACGGAGCagaaggagaggatgatggaGTTCGCGGAGAAGCTGGGGTGGAGGATGAACAAGCAAGACGAAGAAGAGCTCAAGAGGTTCTGCGGTGAGATCGGAGTGAAGAGACAAGTCTTCAAAGTGTGGATGCATAACAACAAGAACAATGCAAGGAAGCCACCACCATCAACAGTATGA
- the LOC106357308 gene encoding protein RADIALIS-like 6 produces the protein MASNSRSSSWTFKQNKMFERALAVYDKDTPDRWHNVAKAVGGKSAEEVKRHYDILVEDLINIETGRVPLPNYKTFESNSRGINDFNTRLMKNLKI, from the exons ATGGCGTCAAACTCTAGAAGCTCGTCATGGACGTTTAAGCAGAACAAGATGTTCGAGAGAGCCTTGGCAGTTTACGACAAGGACACACCAGACCGATGGCACAATGTAGCAAAAGCTGTCGGAGGGAAATCTGCAGAGGAAGTGAAGCGTCACTATGACATCCTCGTCGAAGATCTCATCAACATCGAAACTGGTCGTGTCCCTTTGCCCAACTACAAGACATTCGAATCTAACTCCAGAGGCATCAATGACTTCAACACGAG GCTAATGAAAAATTTGAAGATCTAA